The DNA region TTTAATCTACTTGACTTGAGATTGTGAAATTTTGAgttctatttttattatgctccattaatttttcttcttcctctattCTTCTAGGCAAATGACTCCCCTTTGTTTaggaaaggagaaaaaaaaaagactcgATTCAAACTAAATTAATCAGTTTATTCATTATTGAGCTTTCgtatatcaaaatatatactagaaaaaaaaatctcaaaaccCCTTCAACTTCAAGGTTCTTTTTCCCTCCATGCCACATTTTTAACTCTCTCTCTTATCTGAGAGGCATCAGCAGCCCACTCATTCCACCCGATGCGCTGACCCAATATAGACGAAACACAATAAAAAGCATAGGAACAGAAGTTTGAAATTAGAAATAGCATGAAATTATTACCGAAGCGATTACATTACTAAGAGCGAGGATGAAATGTTGGATGATCGATCTACTTAATTAAATGGAAACCACCACATTTAAACtggataaattaattttccaaaaataaacACACCCgaagttttctttttcaaccTTTGGTTTCTTCCattataattgtgtttctTTTTCAACCTTTGGTCCGTGTCTGTACTGTCTCCGGTATGGCAGgtatttataatattacttATAGTAATTATATATCTACACTATTCTGTATCATATATACTATTatgtgtatattatatatattatattttatatatatatatatatatatctactaatctatactaatatataaagaGAGGTGAGACTTTTGGTCtcacttttattttcccaAAGTATCCGTTACGTACACATGTTGATTAATAAGAGCCATTAGATGGGGGATAGaaaagtgaaataaaaataataatcaccCATTTCCACACCCcctcttccctctctctcccctcttctctctcaCTTCCTAGCTTTCTGCCGAGAGTCCGATTAGATAGCTAgaacattttcttttgaagTCTGTCATTCAATTAtatcatttctttcttttccttaatCACCTACTACACAAATGCACCCACATTAATTACgggcaaaaaaagaaaaagagagaaatgattaggaaaaataaaaagaaaaataagaagggGGACGGGtgagaaaaatagagaaagagagggaggtGGAGAGGAAAGTGAATTTGTGAACTTAGAAGTTACATGGTGAAATTACTAAACTATCCATACATAGTGGTTATAAGTAATTATTAGTGAGAATGAATCACGGACATTTTGAGAAATAAAAAGTGACACCAAAAGAGAAGTTTTgactttatataataatatagattaaataacaatttaatagaaatcttttttaatgaataaatataccctaaattttcatatttgttaATACTATGCGAAGCAGAGTGATTCTCTAATATATATAGGGATGGCAACAGGAAGGGTTTGGCACGGCCAAGTCTATCCGATACCCGTGccaattaagaaaaagtaatctCAAACCCTTTCCAAATCCGTCAGTATTTTGAAGGGAAATTCTCAAATCCTTTCCACTATTTTAACTGGTTCTCACTATGTACTCGCTTTTCGCCCACTAGCAAAAAttgtaaaagaataaaattattatacgAACTAATCATAGCATCATACTCATATAAAATAGTctaaaataacaataagtaTTCAAGTACAATATATAAGTTTCGTGGCCTATATTCTCACCGTGCTTAGACATTCCCAAAATATGTGgcaaaaatttcataaatttatattggAATGAGATATCCAAATGCTCAGACATTTCACAAACACATTGAGCTCCACTAATGAAGAGCATCAGTATCAAACTTATCAAGGAAGAATGAGCCAAGTAGCTAAAGCTGAAGGAAAACAAAGAtaaagaaaacataaaaagcattccaaatgaaaagaaagaaatatatgcTTACTGCTCATAGTTATAGACatgaaatagaaatattgagatataaaattctttcaataATAGAGTTCATCATTTAAAGCAAGCTGCATAGCAATAATAGAAGCTAAAAACGAAATGCAACATATCCAACATGGACCACGACTAGAAGGATATAGAGCAATCAATTGAGACGAGTAAACACTGTAAACCTAAGTTGATGACAAAGTTGCTTTGTAAATATGGATAAATATGAATGGCATTTTGGTAATTTGATTGCTTCATGGGCTTGGGACGGGTTTTAGCATAAAATCTTGAACCCTTCCCAAACCCTATAGGACTTTCACCAAAAAATCTTAAACCCTTCCCACGATCGAACGAGTAAAACCCTTTAATGACCTATCAGGGTTTGGGACAAGAAAAATACCCATTTACATAAACCCACTGCCATCCCTAAATATATACAAAGAGagcttaaaaaaaaacaaaacaaagagaaaagtcTCTCTTCCGTCtcactttttctttcccaaAAAGTCCTTACAAAAATAATTCCAAATTATAACAGCCATAAGataagaaattataattttaaaaaataactacCACATCCACTTCtctatttttctcataatcccccttctctctcatatttctctctctctcttttttccgaGAAAACTCCTTGGAATGTTTCCTTCACCCATCTAATTTTAGCCATTATAACTAGGTGGTAGCCGCACTTTGTGtgttaatattttatcaattcttttataacaaaatataaataatcaatACATATGATGtcgaataaataaaaataactaaatacttccactaattttaaaaatgcatacatatatatatatagtaaatttaCCTTAAAGAAATATTATGTAAGAGTAAAGGTCCAAGAAAACTTAAGCATATAAAAGATATACCTATAAGATGAATTTTCAAGTCCACTATATATAGGAATTTTCGTtacattgaatttgaaaaaaaaatatcatatttcgatgaatttttttaaataattgagaaaacttttaatttttcaaaaaggcTCATAATTCGTTAAATATgatacataaaataaaatatggaaaaagtTCATTGAACCAAAATTCGAAAAGGCAAATACTTGAATCTCCTTGttcgaaataaaattattcGAGCAGTCAAAAGACgattaatcacaaactaaCGGTTTTAAAAGAACGACCTCACATAATCACTTATTGccttttatatatctatatataatatataaaaatggaaaagcgAAATGTGAGCATTTGATTTGAGAACTCCTAACTCTTGGTCAAATGCTGTTAGTGGCGCGAATCAGCTCATTCGATAATCCACAACTCCTAGTTAATGCGTTTCTTGAGTTACTCTATTTGATGGAAATTCAAAGTAGCTTAATTGATATTCATGCATTTGGCATATATTGCTATTATATTTAATGAATGCTAGAAATATGTGTAGATAATTTGCATgtagtaatatataattaaaaaatttgaaaaattaaaatttttcccAATAATCTAAAAGAATTGTTCAAACTACGTAATATTCTCCAAGTTTAGTGTATTGAATTCTCTATAAATTTGTaacaaaattcattttattcaGCGTCCTTACATCTTGACATTGTATCTCCACTTTTCATAGGtatttatacatattataGAATTACGATCTCTCTATAAGTATATTGCTTGCTTTATATGTCTagaatatttatttgtttattgtcATCATGATTTTACTTATTTGGCTGtctttttttatgtatatatttataagttatattgtttattatgtatttttatataaaagaaaaacaaaaaaaaagttatcgTCAACAAGCAAAAATCAActacttataatatattatttttaaattaaaaaatatcaacATTTCTACGTAATATTAGatcaattaaatttaattttaaatattgttattttttattttaatctatttataatatataaaagctgagCAACGATGTCATGAGAGCTTCATTAGCAAACCCCCAACTCATGGTTGATTGTCCTTTCGACTGTTCGGaaaatttaattctaaattGTATATTCTTGTATTTgtccattttatattaatatttcgtAAGTGCATTATCTCTAATCTACATATCTATCtatttacaatatataaaaactgaGCAGCGATATCATGAGAACTCCATTAGCAAACTCTCAGCTCACGGTTGATCATCTTTTTGACTGCTCGGAGAATTTAATTCTAAATCAGAGATTCgtatatttttccattttatattaatattttgtaagTACATTATCTCTAATCTACGTATGTAAAATATTGAGAAGACATTTTCTACATTCAATGTATGGAGGATATCGAAAAGTTTTTTCGATTACTCAATAGAACTCCACGAGATATGTGATTTTCCAAATTCAATGTTTTAAACATCTTATAAATAGAGGATtcgaaaattcattttacatATTATCCTTTGATGTTCATGGGACTATCCACCCAATTCTCAACGGGTACAAAactaattcatatttattCCACCCAATTCTCACGGGTACAAAACTAACTCATACTTATTTCTAAATTAGTAATTATGCACTTTCCTTGAATTTACATATAActaacaaaatataatttaacaacatcaCACTTAACATGCGTATGATTTAACTCCGCGTACAGTGCGAGTCACCTCTAGTTAGTACTTACTggagggaaaaggaaaaaaaaggagaaaaaggatTACTGggtttatataaattataaaattttactaagaaaaacaaatattgttgacaaataattaaaacattatAGCCCGGCCCAGTAATGGATGATCAATCAAACAGGCCCGGCCCACAAATGGCCCTGAAAGGCCCATTTACCAATGGGCAATCGCCGTTACTTCCACTAGGTTTCTTCAGATCCAGTCTAGTCTCAGCTCGTCGTCTTCATCGATTGGGACtcgcagagagagagagagacagagaggagAGAAAATGGCGTCGAACGCAGCAGTTCCGTTCTGGAGGGCGGCAGGGATGACGTACATAACCTACTCGAACATATGCGCGAATCTGGTGAGGAACTGCCTCAAGGAGCCGTACAAGACCGAAGCCCTGACCCGCGAGAAGGTCCACTTTTCCATCGCGACATGGAAGGAAGGGAAGCCTGAGAAGCCCGGTAATTGTCCTCTCTCTAGAACATCCGATCGCGTTGATTTTACTGTATCCTGATTCGATTCCTTCGATGTCGGAGTCCGTGTTGAAATTGTTGGGGTTTCTACTGACATTGTGCCGATATGTGATGTGTTTGACTCTCGGGGTCTGATCATGTCACTGGAGACTGATATGAACTAATTTAGCTGTAATTTGATCCCAATGTCTGTTGTTTGTGAGTTGACTGTTGAACTGTCGGCTGACTGTTACTCAGAAATGGGCATTTGTTGCTTTGGCAATGCCTTCCTATTCGAGGCTTCGGAACGTTTAAAATTTTGTTGTTGCCAGTCGAGTTTTCTGTAGAGAGACTGTTATTGCAATTTATCAAGTTAAAAGCTTTGATGTACCCCTAAACAATAGTATAAACGAGGTGAATACGGTTCTTCAACAATGGCGCCGAAACACTTTGAGATTCCTGTAGTTCACATTTGGATTTTTCAGTGAGTTGAGGGCTGTTGGTTTGATTCTCGAGTTTCTTTGACAAATTCGGATGAAGGAACTGAACTCCTATTCCGCTGGGGGTTGTTTCTAGTTACTTTCCTCTTGACGGGGCCGCTTAGATTACAAtctaatttgtttttatttgtgGCACAATACCATTTTGCTCTTGAAGAGATTGATGTATTTCAGCATGTGCTACTATATTTCAAATGTTCTGTGATAATTCAGCGAGGCAGTAAATGAGCTGTTCGGAGCATTAACCATTATAACTTCATGTTTGTTGACATTCATCCTTTGATGTGTACTACTTGTTTCAGAACTGATCCAATGTCTGCTTTAATGTCTATAGCTTTCTGTCGATTGAGCTGAGTTGATTCCTCATCTAAACGTCTATTGAGCTAAGAGATTGATTTGTTTCAGCTTCTGCCACTATGTTTCAAATGTTTTGTGATAATCCGGCAAGGCAGTGAGTGAACGAGCTGTTCGGAACATTAACTGACCAATTGCTTTATGTCTGTAGCTTTCTGTCGACTGAACTAAGTTTCTCATCTAAATGGCCTGATGTCACTCTTTCCCTTTGTGTTAACAGTGATTCGTTCAGACACCCCAGAAGAGTGATAGAGTCATCGGATCGTCTTAAAGGAAGTCGGCTTCTTTATGAAGGTTTATCTCGTTTCAGTTCCGTAGATTTGTCACTGCATGTCTTGATGATGCCTGGACAGATGAAATTTGTACTTTGTGGATTTGGTTGGAGCTTGGAATAATGTAATCAGTGCCGTCTCATTCTCAGAATGCAGTGAGATTTTTCAACACTCCCTTCCAGAGTTGACTCAAGCCTGTTGTCCTACTGATTATACCCATTGAACATTTATCTCACGCATACCAGCACTTGCACAACTGGAAGAGCGTTTTCGACCTATCCAATACGTAACTTGCTCCTTATTCATTCACTCTCTCTTGCTTCATCTTAGCCTTGTCGTATGGTATGTGGTCATGTATTGCCTGCACCACAAGAGTTTTCATCTGCTCTCGGGTTGCTATTAGCATTAGATATTTAGACCTTACTATTCCTGATAACCTTTTCAAAGTCTCATAAGGGTTACAAAGCTCTCGATGCAAGTTGCGCGTACAACTGGCGATGTTTGCCTGGGCTGGTTGCAAAGGGATTGGGATCCTCTTTATTGGTCGGACATCAACTCCAATCCGTACCAATGTTGGTAGTCAATACAGCAATGCCCACCAACATACTGATCTGCACACATTGCTCGCATATGAGCGGCGGCTTGGACTCTGATGAAGCGAGGTTAACACTTTACGGGGAGTTACCGACTTGACCGCTCGGTCCGTGGATTAGGCTAGTTGTATTTATATGAATTTCCGCTTGTGTTTCATGTCGTTTGGCTTTTGGTAAGCATCTCGACCAGACAATGATGTTGATCCGACCACCCACTTATagctttttccctttttggtGACCACCATGTGGGTTTTCCAACAACTACTGGTCGGATGTGGCACGAAAGTTTTCCTTCAAAGCTATTCCTTATCTAATCCACAAACTACCTACAAAACACACACAGTGAAGTTACCGGTTCAACTAGTTAAATTTTGTTATTAGTAATAAAAAGACCGCGCCGCTGCCAAGCAAAACCGACCTCAAAGGAGCACGGGCAGAGACCAAATACCGAACGAAACTAAGCCTCCCCTGGACGTAACGCTAATGGGGTTGGGGGTGTTGCAAGTTGGAACCAGCTAGATGGTCCCCTAATCACAGCTAGATGGCCTCCTAATCATGTCCTCAATTATCGTATTATAAATTTGGAACCAGTGGGAGGCTACTGCACTTTTAATCAGTTGTATTTTGGGCTAATATCCAATCTTGGGTTCGAGTCCCCTTGAGGTTATCTTTCATGACTTATCATATTTATTCATTCCTTGTGTCATAGGAATTGCATAGGATCCGGAGATTAGTTGCGCAAAACTTGGACACCGCCGgtcattaaaaaagaaaaagaattttggGGCCATGGCATGGTTTGTGTTGGTAGGATCAGATGCCATTAATTTTTCGCAACCAAAACATAAGCATCaggggaaaataaataattcaattcTAATTTTATATTGCGCACCGTACAGGTGGAAGGTTATCTAATTTTTGgtgatttaataatttaagatATCTGCACTCCTTAATCAGTTAATAGAAAATTCCtatagaaaataatgaatatttttatatgcattcattCAATTATAATGCCAGGAAGATAGGTAAAACCTGCAAGGCGAGCTTGAATTCTCAATATCACAGTTGATGCTGTCTCCGCTTAGTACCTGCGAATGCATCAGATCCTGATCAGGCAATCGGTCTTCGATAACGGTAGAGTGCGACAAACGCAATACGCATTCCGTAAAAAGGAGGACTTCATTAATGGCCAACAATAACATCTAGAGCACAGTGCAACACGGTATGTAATTCTTTTTTGCGATGATAAATCGAGTAATCATAAAGATTTTCTTTACCCGACTGAAATAAATTGTCCATTTTCCTCTCGATACCGTGCTCCATCGACATTACTCAGAGCGCACAACATTATATGTTAACCAAAATGGAAAAGGGAAATCAGTGAATTGAATTGACCAACAACAATATCGCGCAAAATCATCGGATCAtaattatacaaaataaaaataaaaatacaaagatTGAATCGGGACGACGGCCAGCAATGAAAGGTAGAATCCCCTCCCTACCCCTTCCTTGAATGTTATTACCGCCGTCAACCACAGTCAAAAACTCCCGCAGACATCTCACCGCTGAGATACGATTACTTCCGTCCCCTCAGCCGAgtcgtcttcttctttttcttcttcctcttcctcctcctcctcctcctcctcctctgcttCTCACGGCGGCGACACGGTTTCCTTCGTCTCCGTTCCCTTCACtaactcctcctcctcctccttctccgtTTCTTAATCAGCTGTGATGGCGGAATCGTTGCTGGTTCTGTAGATATTCGGGTTTGGTCCTTAGATCTAGGAGCGTGCGAGTGAGATCCCTAGCTGATCCGATCTTGTTGGAATGGCGACGGCGAAGACCGCCCGAACGCGCGGCGCCCCGGTGAAGGAGAACGGGGTGAAGCTCGAGGAAGGCCTCGGGGTCTTCAAGTCCGACAAGTTCGACGCCGAAGCTTACGTCCAGTCTAAATGCTCTCTCAACGAGAAGGTTCCTCCTCGGCTCAACCGATCATTCCCTCTATCCCTCTGCACATGCTCGAGTTTGCACTAGCAGCGGTTGCTTGACTATGTATCTTATTTGGCGCGTGATTCTCTCCATCTCTTGAGCATACGTTGAATTGTCGTTGACGGGATAGTCAGTAGTCGGCTAGATTTCGTTTGATTGAAGTGCTCTGTTGCAGAGGAGATTCAACAAATTCAGTCGTATAGTGTATTCTTGGTGTGTGGAAGCATAATAGAGCTAGGTCTTGAACATTGTCTTGCATCGATTACTCCTCTGGTCTCTGCAGAGTCTGTGCTTGCTACAGCATATTTTCTGACTGCTAGATTTGCTCCTTTTAGAAAGGTGGCATCttgcttttttatttgtgGAAGCTTGTTCCTTTCTGCAATCCTGCGTATCAACAGGCATGTTTAGTTTTGCAGGTCGTATTTTGTGATGTTTGCAATAGAACTATGTTGCCATTTACAGGACTCATTAGAAATTGTTGCTTTTCTTGCAGGAAATAAAGCAATTATGTTCGTGTCTGTTGGATTTGAAGAAAGCTTCTGCTGAGGAAATGCGAAAAAGTGTATATGCTAATTATGCAGCCTTTATACGGTAAGCGCTGTTGTATGTAAGCTAACATCTGTCCGAGCTAGCTAACCCCTACGAACTCTTTTATGCCCCCGACTGTTTGCTCGAGTGACTTCACCAGTGGTCTCTTGCATGCATTTTTCCTAGCTCAGATCCATTTTGAATGAGTGATATTTGTCTCACAAAATGATTACTCACTTTACACCCTGCATGAAAGTAGAAGCTCCAGTCCTTCAGTTTTAATTAGCAACAATATGTTTTTggatattttgtttttgttttcttctgcCGCACCGAAATCCTTACTAATATAAGGGAACCGACACATTTCTTCTCACTTGATGATCCATTAATTTGATTTCTCTGATTTTGCAACTTCTCTTAATGCAGTACATCAAAAGAAATATCGGATTTAGAGGGGGAACTTTTTTCCATCCGGAACCTGCTATCAATGCAGTCTACCTTAATTCATGGTTTAGCCGAGGGGGTCAACCTTGATTCCTTATCTGTCAATGGCATTGAAGGCTCTGATGAGAACATGCTCTCATATATCGAAGATGGAGAGCCTTCAGATTTGGAGAAATGGGCAACAGAATTTcctgatcttcttgatgttttATTAGCTGAGAGGAGAGTTGATGAAGCTCTTTCAGCCCTTGACAAAGGAGAGCATGTAGTTGAAGAAGCGAAGGAAACAAAAGCATTGAACTCAGCTGTACTCACTTCACTGCAGACAGCCATAACTGAACGCCGACAAAAATTGGCAGATCAACTTTCTGAATCTGCTTGTCAACCTTCAACTCGTGGCAGTGAACTCCGTGCTGCTATATCAGCTCTTAAGAAGCTCGGGGATGGGCCTCGAGCTCATACGTTGCTTCTTAATGCACATTTGCAGAGGTATCAATACAACATGCAGAGCCTCCGTCCATCGAGCACTTCCTATGGAGGGGCATATACAGCTGCTCTCTCACAACTGGTATTCTCTGCCATTGCACAGGCCGCTACTGATTCCTTAGCAATATTTGGGAAGGAGCCAGCTTATACTTCTGAACTTGTCATTTGGGCTACTAAACAAATCGAGGCTTTTGCTCTTCTTGTTAAAAGGCATGCCTTGGCATCATCTGCAGCTGCAGGAGGTCTAAGAGCTGCTGCAGAATGTGTCCAAATAGCTCTAGGACATTGTTCTTTGCTGGAAGCTCGAGGCCTTGCTTTATGCCCCACCCTCTTGAAATTGTTTAGGCCTAGTGTCGAGCAAGCCCTCCAAGCTAATTTGAAACGTATTGAAGAGAGCACTGCTGCGCTTGCAGCTGCCGATGATTGGGTTCTTACATACCCTCCAACTGGCACACGTCAATCTGGCAGGCTTACAAGTACTGTTGGAAGTACTACTGCCTTCCAACATAAACTTACTAGCAGTGCCCATCGGTTCAACTTCATGGTCCAGGTGAGGATTTCTCTGAATCACAGTTTTGTAAAGCATGCAAGAATAATTGTATCTAGGTCAGAATATCAGTTGATgcactttcttttcttgacATATTTATTTTGGTCAAGTTTTATCTTAGGAGATAGTGTAGACCTATCCCAAGAGGAGCATGTCTCAAATTTATCCAGCATAAACCAAGAGACTAGTACAAGATTTTGTTGCTTTCTGAAACATTCATTTGATGCTCCTtggaagttttattttttacctTTCGTGATATTATAGTGTCATAGGTGGTTATATAAATTTTGCTAAATCAGCCACTGCCTACTGATCTTCCTGAACTCATTTTGTTTCTGTAGTTATTTAATTCTGTTGATTGTGGAGAATTTTTTTCTCAGCTTTTTACTCGAATATCATTCTTTAAGATTCTTTGGGTCGTCAATTGGTTATGatctttgatttttattttattgattagCGAGTCCCATTGTTTGTTCTGATGTATGCTGCTTGCTCATGCAGGACTTCTTTGAGGATGTAGGGCCGCTCCTAAGTATGCAGTTGGGAGGCCAGACACTGGAAGGTCTTTTCCGAGTATTCAACTCTTATGTGAGCATGCTCATCAAAGCCTTACCTGGttcaatggaagacgaagcaGATTTTGAAGGctctgaaaataaaattgtacgATTAGCAGAAACTGAGACCCAACAGATTGCTTTGGTCGCAAATGCATCATTATTGGCCGATGAGCTTCTCCCTCGTGCGGCGATGAAACTTTCGCCTGCGAATCAGTCTTACTATAAGGATGATATGCACCGCAGACCTACAGATAGACAAAATCGTTATCCTGAGCAAAGAGAGTGGAAGAGACGGCTTGCTGTATCAGTTGAGAGACTGAGAAATACATTTTGCCGTCAACATGTTCTCGATCTCATTTTTACTGAGGAAGGAGACAGCCATCTTACTGCGGATATGTACATAAACATGGACAGAAATGCTGATGAGATTGATTGGTTCCCGTCTATGATATTTCAGGTATCTCTCCGGTATATTTCTTTTCAACCGAGGAAGTAAATCTGTCTTCACAGATCATTCTATGGACAGAGGAAGACCCAAAAGGAAGTTGCCTAGATGGCTCTTTTATGTGTTAGGTTTTTTTGCTTTTACTGTATTCGGTGGTTTGACTATTTGTTGACTCTGTGGCAGGAACTtttcatgatgcttactaggATTCACAGTATAGCCTCGGAAATGTTTGTGGGCAGGGAAAGATTCGCAATATTGCTATTGATGAAACTAACTGAAACTGTTGTCTTATGGCTCTCTGAAGACCAAAGCTTTTGGGATGACATTGAAGATGGGCAAAGGCCACTAGGACCTCTTGGCCTGCAACAAGTAACTTAACTACCGACTTCCTCTTACTCATTCTTTTACCATATATATAGTGATGATATCTGCTCATGACTCTTTCTTTGTTTATGCAGTTGTACTTGGATATGAAGTTTGTCGTATGCTTTGCTTCCCAAAGCCGGTACTTATCCCGGAATTTGCAAAGGGTTGTGAATGAGATCGTATCAAAAGCCATAACAGCATTTTCTGCCACAGGAATAGACCCGTACAGGTATGCAACTATGATGGGCATTTTGCTGTGCTTGTTTTGCTTTGGTATGTCTATCATGGATAAATCAAACACTGGTTTTCCTGGTTATAATCTTTCTCTGCTTTTGTTCAACAGCGTGCTACCGGAAGATGACTGGTTTTATGAAGTTTGCCAAGAAGCAATCGAACGGTTGAGTGGTAAACCGAAAGCCATCAATGGGGAGAGAGACCTCAACAGCCCGACCGCCTCTGTTTCAGCCCAATCGATCTCATCAGTCCGATCTCATGGAAGTTCCTAGGAACAGCTGCTCCGCATCTgtaaattagaaattaaacgaaaggaaaagaaaaaaaaagttgtcgGATAGTCATTGATAGGGCAGTTTCTTGTATTCATATCAAGCAGTTTTCCCCTCATAATTCTTCTGCATTTTCTTTGCCTCGTCTTAGATTGTAGATTGATGAGACTCTGCCTAGGAATTCTTTTTATGGTGTCTCCAGAACCTGAGATTGTATATCTTAATTTCACTACATCCTTGTAATATTCTTTGATACTATGTTTAATTTCAAGGAGTGgaaaaatattcattaaaaaaaacaaaaacaaaaggcTAACTTATTTGCTCATGCTCTGGGCATTTGCATCTAACAATTGGTTCACTACCGACCTCATATTGGGTCTCTTGCTCGGGTCTGGCTCGACGCATCTGAAAGCGATCGAGAAAACATCTTTGACTTGTTCCATAATGCCCGAATCGAAGAACTCCTCAGCAAGGCCCGAATCAACAAGTCTTTTGATGTATCTTGTTCTATTCCAGAC from Punica granatum isolate Tunisia-2019 chromosome 3, ASM765513v2, whole genome shotgun sequence includes:
- the LOC116198458 gene encoding ATP synthase subunit epsilon, mitochondrial, encoding MASNAAVPFWRAAGMTYITYSNICANLVRNCLKEPYKTEALTREKVHFSIATWKEGKPEKPVIRSDTPEE
- the LOC116199744 gene encoding exocyst complex component EXO84B produces the protein MATAKTARTRGAPVKENGVKLEEGLGVFKSDKFDAEAYVQSKCSLNEKEIKQLCSCLLDLKKASAEEMRKSVYANYAAFIRTSKEISDLEGELFSIRNLLSMQSTLIHGLAEGVNLDSLSVNGIEGSDENMLSYIEDGEPSDLEKWATEFPDLLDVLLAERRVDEALSALDKGEHVVEEAKETKALNSAVLTSLQTAITERRQKLADQLSESACQPSTRGSELRAAISALKKLGDGPRAHTLLLNAHLQRYQYNMQSLRPSSTSYGGAYTAALSQLVFSAIAQAATDSLAIFGKEPAYTSELVIWATKQIEAFALLVKRHALASSAAAGGLRAAAECVQIALGHCSLLEARGLALCPTLLKLFRPSVEQALQANLKRIEESTAALAAADDWVLTYPPTGTRQSGRLTSTVGSTTAFQHKLTSSAHRFNFMVQDFFEDVGPLLSMQLGGQTLEGLFRVFNSYVSMLIKALPGSMEDEADFEGSENKIVRLAETETQQIALVANASLLADELLPRAAMKLSPANQSYYKDDMHRRPTDRQNRYPEQREWKRRLAVSVERLRNTFCRQHVLDLIFTEEGDSHLTADMYINMDRNADEIDWFPSMIFQELFMMLTRIHSIASEMFVGRERFAILLLMKLTETVVLWLSEDQSFWDDIEDGQRPLGPLGLQQLYLDMKFVVCFASQSRYLSRNLQRVVNEIVSKAITAFSATGIDPYSVLPEDDWFYEVCQEAIERLSGKPKAINGERDLNSPTASVSAQSISSVRSHGSS